The Brachyspira hyodysenteriae ATCC 27164 sequence ATACACAGGAAGAAAGTTTAATATACAAAAAAGAAATATACTCAGAAGAAAAAGAAAAAATAGGAAAGTTTGCTGCTTCATTAGTTGAAAGCGGTAGTACAATATATTTAGATGCGGGAACAAGTGTTTTTGCTATGATTAAATATTTAGCTGGAATAGAAAATATAAAAGTAGTAACTAACGGACTAAGCCATATAGAAGAGCTTTATAACAAAAAAATAGAAACATACTTAATAGGCGGAAAAATGAAAATGCTTACAGGTGCTTTAGTTGGATCTAGTGCTGTTTTATCAATAAAGAATTTTAATTTTGATTTAGCATTTATGGGAGCAAATGGAATAGATATTAACGGCTACTCTACTCCTGATAGTGAAGAAGCA is a genomic window containing:
- a CDS encoding DeoR/GlpR family DNA-binding transcription regulator, translating into MLKVSRYELIFEVIKEKKNIKIEELIERLNVSEATIRRDLTFLEKAGKIRRVHGGAILVDTQEESLIYKKEIYSEEKEKIGKFAASLVESGSTIYLDAGTSVFAMIKYLAGIENIKVVTNGLSHIEELYNKKIETYLIGGKMKMLTGALVGSSAVLSIKNFNFDLAFMGANGIDINGYSTPDSEEALIKNEACTKANKTYFLCDESKFNKKSFVNFCNLEDSYLITNAKEINENIKNKLKYLYIVN